One window of the Salvelinus fontinalis isolate EN_2023a chromosome 2, ASM2944872v1, whole genome shotgun sequence genome contains the following:
- the LOC129814843 gene encoding histone-lysine N-methyltransferase SETD1B-A-like isoform X1 translates to MSKPGERNRLNEDHGRKQSSSLANGMDNHHPVCSSGEKRSHHCRSYKLIIDPALKKGSHKLYRYDGTTFNMPNPGMPPVDIVRDPRIGRLWTKYKETDLPVPKFKIDECYIGRVPPKEVTFARLNDNIREGFLTDMCKKFGDIEEVEILYNPKNKKHLGIAKVVFGTVKAAKDAVQTLHNTSVMGNIIHLELDPKGENRLRYFQLLLNGTFTPRTLPVGGEEARQVSPRSLAEALLACEPLRRLSESSSSAAVGGIVTPSSTASNTTPLSQDTAYSSLRQETPQSQGTPHTPRQTSTPFSQDSNYSSRQATPAYQSSRAEGSGGYKSRRHESKFQDAYNRRPERRYVHGTGGSGSSSYRGNSEQSAFKQHQPAPPEPPPSASSFAHTPPPPSSASFKSAFSPYQQASMPLAFPPSESLFHQPVQREAEYRRHTMAPATDFKPVKNKPATPPIPEPPPEPKAHPSTPPALTPKHCPPSPGTPTLESERNSLDSRIEMLLKEKRTKLPFLPGGDSSDTDVRMVCSPISSSSSQLSPIPPYGGTHTSRPSSTGLEDVSPTPLPDSDDEEPILVTGSLLKGVSSPDHLHGKNASDLKVGRLGNHTPTDKIESHQSSGEDMEISDEDDMPGTPTHGGDCVKGIVVNSAVSPMQSMPLPPPGFPPLPPQAGFGLPHHLSAVPGSHLAPGVPHPMLPHLYPHGMVPMMQMELMSCLPQWGSVHMSFQMQTQMLSRMAQTRGPYPYPHFMTAGGAAAAGSAAMQFGGPYPPLSMSSTPAASAGGHRQQPWPHPSMPKFNPAVPPPGYEAKEDPHKATVEGVLLVIVKELKAIMKRDLNRKMVEVVAFRAFDEWWDKKEHSAKASLTPVKAGEGKEEEKEKPKPKETMGSSLLENWNKGEGLGYEGMGLGIGLRGAIRLPSFKVKRKDPPDAASTGDTKRPRPSTPVDDELEDIAELPEDVASVDEDSAASRRRHARPLELDSEGEEKVETSGKEESLSDREEEPDETEVSDMLSSAKESEEDEDEDEAASSSDGESSESSDEELASSASSKVDSDSSATGDSSEYDSSSEEEAAVDVESLPDKQEDRVRTSSSSSSSSSSSEHEVELEPKAPSTPLVPPPEDEPSELAGLDEDQRPREGLKLKPNHRALREGEEAAEPGRTSLEDLRPPSPKGVPAEEPDIDLGVAIPVFNMDPQDDVTNLRPPTPTGSLADSDQDTRPKAHTEDEDLPCTPGRGAPASLEPDTALPRSLVVPSMHLPPTPAMEGHSLLLPPPGPLPDLPLPFRARLSTDEDVPRTPGRDLMVRARGLDKSQISTENVPVTPDSDAPLTGSSLASLSSPRISGSPFSYPAQSPVLSAGIPRTPGRDLTFTPVFSDHTALAVGLPIHWKASSESPLFKEPPLSTLVNQTLPPDSLQGEALTSVPKDLPAVPVLDLPVPPDATPPKRKPGRPKSKKAAGLTSPQTEFMELLVTPTSMPRSLPHDAQLREFSADMAAAAALPDIPSRAGLDSSTVGLDFREGETKLHTVLPPDDRFLPYEEEERVQKPPRKVRRGWEELLLASHSPVTTPPWPHYFPRSEFEEMTILYDIWNDGIDEEDIRHLQVTYDKMLQQDNGNDWLNDTLWVQHPPTNIPAVKRKRRDDGMRDHMTGCARSEGYYKIDKKDKIKYLNSNKHLLEEGPVDMQGMSIPAQPLVSTRAGSERRSEQRRLLSSFSCDSDLLKFNQLKFRKKKIRFCKSHIHDWGLFAMEPIAADEMVIEYVGQNIRQVIADMREKRYEDEGIGSSYMFRVDHDTIIDATKCGNFARFINHSCNPNCYAKVITVESQKKIVIYSRQPINVNEEITYDYKFPIEDEKIPCLCGAENCRGTLN, encoded by the exons ATGTCCAAGCCAGGGGAAAGAAACAGACTAAACGAAGACCATGGCAGAAAGCAGAGTTCAA GTTTGGCAAACGGCATGGACAACCACCATCCCGTTTGCAGTTCGGGGGAGAAACGAAGTCACCATTGTAGAAGTTACAAGTTGATTATTGACCCAGCGTTGAAAAAGGGATCGCACAAATTGTATCGCTATGATGGGACGACTTTTAACATGCCG AACCCTGGGATGCCACCAGTGGATATCGTCCGTGACCCGAGAATCGGTCGTCTATGGACGAAGTACAAGGAGACGGATCTCCCAGTTCCGAAGTTTAAG ATTGATGAATGTTACATCGGCCGCGTGCCTCCCAAGGAGGTGACGTTTGCGAGGCTGAACGATAACATCAGAGAAGGTTTTTTGACTGACATGTGCAAGAAATTTGGGGACATAGAAGAGGTGGAAATTCTATACAATCCGAAGAACAAAAAGCATTTGGGAATAGCCAAAGTTGTTTTTGGAACTGTAAAAGCAGCCAAGGATGCTGTCCAGACTCTTCACAACACGTCAGTTATGGGCAACATCATCCACCTGGAGCTGGATCCTAAAG GTGAGAATCGCCTTAGGTACTTCCAGCTACTGTTGAATGGCACCTTCACCCCTCGGACACTTccggtgggaggagaggaggccagACAAGTGTCCCCTCGTAGCCTTGCAGAGGCTCTTCTG GCCTGTGAGCCCCTGCGCCGGCTCTCTGAAAGCAGCTCGTCTGCTGCAGTGGGAGGCATAGTGACCCCCAGCAGCACCGCCTCCAACACCACCCCTCTGTCCCAGGATACAGCCTACTCTAGCCTAAGGCAAGAAACTCCGCAGTCCCAGGGCACCCCTCACACCCCGCGCCAGACCAGTACACCCTTCTCTCAGGACTCCAACTATTCCAGCAGGCAGGCCACCCCAGCCTACCAGTCTAGCCGGGCCGAAGGCTCTGGAGGCTACAAGTCTCGCAGACACGAGAGCAAGTTCCAGGATGCCTATAACCGGAGACCGGAGAGACGTTATGTCCATGGCACTGGGGGATCAGGATCCTCCTCCTACCGAGGCAACTCTGAACAGTCTGCCTTCAAGCAGCACCAACCTGCCCCACCTGAaccccctccctctgcctcatCCTTTGCCCACACACCACCTCCCCCTAGCAGTGCCAGCTTTAAGTCTGCCTTTTCCCCCTACCAGCAGGCCTCAATGCCCCTTGCGTTCCCCCCCTCAGAATCTTTGTTCCACCAGCCTGTCCAGCGGGAGGCAGAGTACCGGAGGCACACCATGGCCCCTGCCACTGACTTCAAGCCAGTCAAGAACAAGCCAGCTACTCCACCCATTCCAGAACCCCCACCTGAGCCCAAGGCCCACCCCAGCACCCCCCCTGCCCTGACACCAAAGCACTGCCCCCCCTCCCCTGGCACCCCCACCCTGGAGTCAGAGCGAAATAGCCTGGACTCCCGTATTGAGATGCTTCTGAAGGAGAAAAGGACAAAGCTTCCCTTCCTTCCTGGAGGCGACTCATCAGACACTGATGTGCGTATGGTCTGcagccccatctcctcctcttcctctcagctGTCCCCCATCCCTCCTTATGGGGGCACCCACACCTCTCGACCCTCTAGCACGGGCCTGGAGGACGTCAGCCCTACTCCCCTGCCTGACTCCGATGATGAGGAGCCCATCCTTGTAACAGGCTCGCTCCTCAAGGGAGTCAGCTCTCCAGACCATCTCCATGGGAAGAACGCCAGTGACTTGAAGGTTGGTCGCCTCGGAAACcacacacccacagacaaaattgaG agcCATCAGTCCTCTGGGGAAGACATGGAGATCTCGGACGAGGACGACATGCCAGGCACGCCCACGCACGGTGGCGACTGTGTCAAGGGAATTGTGGTCAACTCTGCTGTGTCCCCCATGCAGTCCATGCCCCTCCCACCCCCCGGcttcccccctctaccccctcaagCGGGCTTCGGTCTTCCACACCACCTCTCTGCTGTCCCAGGCTCACACCTGGCACCTGGAGTTCCACACCCCATGCTGCCTCACCTCTACCCCCATGGCATGGTGCCTATGATGCAGATGGAGCTGATGAGCTGCCTGCCTCAGTGGGGCAGCGTTCACATGTCCTTCCAGATGCAGACCCAAATGCTGAGTCGCATGGCCCAGACCCGGGGTCCCTACCCCTACCCACACTTCATGACCGCAGGAGGGGCGGCTGCAGCCGGGTCAGCAGCCATGCAGTTTGGCGGTCCCTACCCACCCTTGTCAATGAGTAGCACCCCAGCTGCCAGTGCAGGGGGCCACAGGCAGCAACCCTGGCCCCACCCCAGCATGCCCAAGTTCAACCCTGCTGTTCCTCCACCGGGCTACGAGGCTAAGGAAGACCCTCACAAGGCCACTGTGGAAGGGGTGCTGCTGGTCATCGTCAAGGAGCTGAAGGCCATCATGAAGAGGGACCTCAACCGTaagatggtggaggtggtggccTTTAGGGCCTTTGACGAGTGGTGGGATAAGAAAGAACACTCAGCCAAG GCGTCCCTGACCCCGGTGAAGGCTGGcgagggaaaggaggaggagaaggaaaagCCCAAGCCCAAAGAGACCATGGGCTCCAGTCTACTGGAGAACTGGAACAAGGGTGAGGGCCTTGGCTACGAGGGTATGGGCCTGGGCATCGGCCTCCGAGGAGCCATCCGCCTGCCCTCATTCAAG gtgaagAGGAAGGACCCTCCTGATGCTGCCTCCACTGGGGACACTAAGCGACCGCGGCCCTCCACGCCGGTGGATGATGAGCTTGAGGACATAGCAGAGCTCCCAGAAGATGTGGCCAGTGTGGACGAGGACAGCGCAGCTTCACGGAGACGACATGCCCGGCCACTGGAGCTGgacagtgagggagaggagaaggtagagACCTCTGGAAAGGAGGAATCCCTCTCCGACAGGGAGGAGGAGCCTGACGAGACGGAGGTCTCTGACATGTTGTCGTCGGCCAAG GAGAGTGAAGAGGATGAGGACGAAGATGAGGCAGCCTCATCCAGTGACGGTGAATCATCTGAGTCGTCGGATGAGG AACTTGCCAGTTCTGCATCCTCTAAAGTCGACTCTGACTCGTCTGCGACTGGGGACTCCTCCGAATATGATTCCAGTTcagaggaggaggcggcggtagATGTGGAGAGTCTACCGGATAAACAAGAGGACCGTGTTCGGActtcttcgtcctcctcctcttcatcgtcCTCATCTGAGCATGAGGTGGAGTTGGAGCCCAAGGCCCCCAGCACGCCCCTAGTTCCTCCCCCAGAGGATGAGCCCTCAGAGCTGGCTGGTTTAGATGAGGACCAGAGGCCTAGGGAGGGGCTGAAGCTCAAGCCCAACCACAGAGCCctcagagagggggaggaggcagcGGAGCCTGGCCGGACCAGCCTGGAGGACCTCCGGCCCCCTTCACCCAAAGGAGTCCCAG CTGAGGAGCCAGACATTGACCTGGGAGTCGCCATCCCTGTATTTAATATGGATCCCCAGGACGATGTTACTAACCTGCGGCCGCCCACGCCAACAGGCTCCCTGGCTGACAGCGACCAGGACACTCGACCCAAGGCCCACACAGAGGACGAGGATCTCCCCTGTACGCCAGGTAGAGGGGCTCCTGCATCCCTGGAGCCCGACACAGCCCTCCCTAGATCCCTAGTAGTCCCATCTATGCACCTTCCCCCTACCCCGGCCATGGAGGGCCACTCCCTCCTGCTGCCTCCTCCCGGCCCCCTGCCGGACCTCCCCCTCCCCTTTAGGGCCAGGCTGTCCACAGACGAGGATGTGCCCCGCACCCCTGGCAGGGACCTGATGGTCCGGGCAAGAGGCCTGGATAAGTCCCAGATCAGCACAGAGAACGTGCCCGTCACACCTGACAGTGATGCTCCTCTGACTGGCAGCAGCCTGGCCAGCCTCAGCTCTCCCCGCATATCCGGCAGCCCCTTCTCCTACCCTGCCCAGTCTCCTGTCCTGAGTGCAGGTATCCCCCGAACCCCCGGCAGAGATCTGACCTTCACTCCTGTCTTCTCAGACCACACAGCCCTGGCTGTTGGCCTGCCCATCCACTGGAAAGCCTCTTCAGAAAGCCCACTGTTCAAGGAGCCTCCACTCAGCACCCTGGTCAACCAGACCCTGCCCCCCGACTCCCTCCAGGGAGAGGCCTTAACCAGTGTGCCAAAAGACCTGCCTGCTGTCCCAGTCTTAGACCTCCCCGTGCCCCCTGACGCAACCCCACCTAAGAGGAAGCCTGGGCGACCCAAGAGTAAAAAGGCTGCAGGACTGACCTCTCCTCAGACTGAGTTTATGGAGCTCTTGGTGACTCCTACCTCCATGCCCCGATCGTTGCCTCATGATGCCCAGCTCAGAGAGTTCTCTGCAGACATGGCTGCTGCAGCCGCTCTTCCTGACATCCCCAGCCGCGCTGGGCTAGACTCCTCCACGGTGGGCCTGGACTTCAGGGAAGGGGAGACGAAGCTGCATACGGTTCTGCCCCCTGACGACCGGTTCCTCCCCTATGAAGAAGAGGAGCGTGTGCAGAAGCCTCCCCGTAAGGTGCGGCGAGGGTGGGAAGAGCTGCTGCTGGCCAGCCACTCCCCCGTGACCACGCCGCCGTGGCCCCACTACTTTCCGCGCTCAGAGTTTGAGGAGATGACCATCCTGTACGACATCTGGAACGACGGCATCGATGAGGAGGACATCCGGCACCTGCAGGTCACCTACGACAAGATGTTGCAGCAGGACAACGGCAACGACTGGCTCAACGACACGCTGTGGGTCCAGCACCCTC CTACCAACATCCCGGcggtgaagaggaagaggagggacgaTGGCATGAGGGATCACATGACTGGCTGTGCCCGTAGCGAGGGCTACTACAAGATTGACAAGAAGGACAAGATCAAATATCTCAACAGCAACAAGCACCTACTGGAGGAGGGGCCTGTAGACATGCAG gGCATGAGTATTCCCGCACAGCCCCTAGTCTCCACCAGAGCTGGCTCTGAGCGGAGGTCTGAACAGCGCCGCCTGCTGTCCTCTTTCAGCTGTGACAGCGACCTACTCAAGTTCAACCAGCTGAAG TTCCGTAAGAAGAAGATTCGGTTCTGTAAGTCGCACATCCACGACTGGGGCTTGTTCGCAATGGAGCCAATTGCTGCTGATGAGATGGTGATTGAGTATGTGGGGCAGAACATCAGACAG GTGATTGCTGACATGAGGGAGAAGCGTTACGAGGACGAGGGCATCGGGAGCAGCTACATGTTCCGTGTGGACCACGACACCATCATAGACGCTACCAAGTGTGGCAACTTCGCACGCTTCATCAACCACAGCTGCAAT CCCAACTGCTACGCTAAGGTGATCACAGTGGAGTCACAGAAAAAGATTGTCATCTACTCCCGACAACCCATCAATGTCAACGAGGAGATCACCTACGACTACAAGTTCCCCATCGAGGACGAGAAGATCCCCTGCTTGTGTGGGGCAGAGAACTGTAGGGGAACGTTGAACTAA
- the LOC129814843 gene encoding histone-lysine N-methyltransferase SETD1B-A-like isoform X2: MDNHHPVCSSGEKRSHHCRSYKLIIDPALKKGSHKLYRYDGTTFNMPNPGMPPVDIVRDPRIGRLWTKYKETDLPVPKFKIDECYIGRVPPKEVTFARLNDNIREGFLTDMCKKFGDIEEVEILYNPKNKKHLGIAKVVFGTVKAAKDAVQTLHNTSVMGNIIHLELDPKGENRLRYFQLLLNGTFTPRTLPVGGEEARQVSPRSLAEALLACEPLRRLSESSSSAAVGGIVTPSSTASNTTPLSQDTAYSSLRQETPQSQGTPHTPRQTSTPFSQDSNYSSRQATPAYQSSRAEGSGGYKSRRHESKFQDAYNRRPERRYVHGTGGSGSSSYRGNSEQSAFKQHQPAPPEPPPSASSFAHTPPPPSSASFKSAFSPYQQASMPLAFPPSESLFHQPVQREAEYRRHTMAPATDFKPVKNKPATPPIPEPPPEPKAHPSTPPALTPKHCPPSPGTPTLESERNSLDSRIEMLLKEKRTKLPFLPGGDSSDTDVRMVCSPISSSSSQLSPIPPYGGTHTSRPSSTGLEDVSPTPLPDSDDEEPILVTGSLLKGVSSPDHLHGKNASDLKVGRLGNHTPTDKIESHQSSGEDMEISDEDDMPGTPTHGGDCVKGIVVNSAVSPMQSMPLPPPGFPPLPPQAGFGLPHHLSAVPGSHLAPGVPHPMLPHLYPHGMVPMMQMELMSCLPQWGSVHMSFQMQTQMLSRMAQTRGPYPYPHFMTAGGAAAAGSAAMQFGGPYPPLSMSSTPAASAGGHRQQPWPHPSMPKFNPAVPPPGYEAKEDPHKATVEGVLLVIVKELKAIMKRDLNRKMVEVVAFRAFDEWWDKKEHSAKASLTPVKAGEGKEEEKEKPKPKETMGSSLLENWNKGEGLGYEGMGLGIGLRGAIRLPSFKVKRKDPPDAASTGDTKRPRPSTPVDDELEDIAELPEDVASVDEDSAASRRRHARPLELDSEGEEKVETSGKEESLSDREEEPDETEVSDMLSSAKESEEDEDEDEAASSSDGESSESSDEELASSASSKVDSDSSATGDSSEYDSSSEEEAAVDVESLPDKQEDRVRTSSSSSSSSSSSEHEVELEPKAPSTPLVPPPEDEPSELAGLDEDQRPREGLKLKPNHRALREGEEAAEPGRTSLEDLRPPSPKGVPAEEPDIDLGVAIPVFNMDPQDDVTNLRPPTPTGSLADSDQDTRPKAHTEDEDLPCTPGRGAPASLEPDTALPRSLVVPSMHLPPTPAMEGHSLLLPPPGPLPDLPLPFRARLSTDEDVPRTPGRDLMVRARGLDKSQISTENVPVTPDSDAPLTGSSLASLSSPRISGSPFSYPAQSPVLSAGIPRTPGRDLTFTPVFSDHTALAVGLPIHWKASSESPLFKEPPLSTLVNQTLPPDSLQGEALTSVPKDLPAVPVLDLPVPPDATPPKRKPGRPKSKKAAGLTSPQTEFMELLVTPTSMPRSLPHDAQLREFSADMAAAAALPDIPSRAGLDSSTVGLDFREGETKLHTVLPPDDRFLPYEEEERVQKPPRKVRRGWEELLLASHSPVTTPPWPHYFPRSEFEEMTILYDIWNDGIDEEDIRHLQVTYDKMLQQDNGNDWLNDTLWVQHPPTNIPAVKRKRRDDGMRDHMTGCARSEGYYKIDKKDKIKYLNSNKHLLEEGPVDMQGMSIPAQPLVSTRAGSERRSEQRRLLSSFSCDSDLLKFNQLKFRKKKIRFCKSHIHDWGLFAMEPIAADEMVIEYVGQNIRQVIADMREKRYEDEGIGSSYMFRVDHDTIIDATKCGNFARFINHSCNPNCYAKVITVESQKKIVIYSRQPINVNEEITYDYKFPIEDEKIPCLCGAENCRGTLN; encoded by the exons ATGGACAACCACCATCCCGTTTGCAGTTCGGGGGAGAAACGAAGTCACCATTGTAGAAGTTACAAGTTGATTATTGACCCAGCGTTGAAAAAGGGATCGCACAAATTGTATCGCTATGATGGGACGACTTTTAACATGCCG AACCCTGGGATGCCACCAGTGGATATCGTCCGTGACCCGAGAATCGGTCGTCTATGGACGAAGTACAAGGAGACGGATCTCCCAGTTCCGAAGTTTAAG ATTGATGAATGTTACATCGGCCGCGTGCCTCCCAAGGAGGTGACGTTTGCGAGGCTGAACGATAACATCAGAGAAGGTTTTTTGACTGACATGTGCAAGAAATTTGGGGACATAGAAGAGGTGGAAATTCTATACAATCCGAAGAACAAAAAGCATTTGGGAATAGCCAAAGTTGTTTTTGGAACTGTAAAAGCAGCCAAGGATGCTGTCCAGACTCTTCACAACACGTCAGTTATGGGCAACATCATCCACCTGGAGCTGGATCCTAAAG GTGAGAATCGCCTTAGGTACTTCCAGCTACTGTTGAATGGCACCTTCACCCCTCGGACACTTccggtgggaggagaggaggccagACAAGTGTCCCCTCGTAGCCTTGCAGAGGCTCTTCTG GCCTGTGAGCCCCTGCGCCGGCTCTCTGAAAGCAGCTCGTCTGCTGCAGTGGGAGGCATAGTGACCCCCAGCAGCACCGCCTCCAACACCACCCCTCTGTCCCAGGATACAGCCTACTCTAGCCTAAGGCAAGAAACTCCGCAGTCCCAGGGCACCCCTCACACCCCGCGCCAGACCAGTACACCCTTCTCTCAGGACTCCAACTATTCCAGCAGGCAGGCCACCCCAGCCTACCAGTCTAGCCGGGCCGAAGGCTCTGGAGGCTACAAGTCTCGCAGACACGAGAGCAAGTTCCAGGATGCCTATAACCGGAGACCGGAGAGACGTTATGTCCATGGCACTGGGGGATCAGGATCCTCCTCCTACCGAGGCAACTCTGAACAGTCTGCCTTCAAGCAGCACCAACCTGCCCCACCTGAaccccctccctctgcctcatCCTTTGCCCACACACCACCTCCCCCTAGCAGTGCCAGCTTTAAGTCTGCCTTTTCCCCCTACCAGCAGGCCTCAATGCCCCTTGCGTTCCCCCCCTCAGAATCTTTGTTCCACCAGCCTGTCCAGCGGGAGGCAGAGTACCGGAGGCACACCATGGCCCCTGCCACTGACTTCAAGCCAGTCAAGAACAAGCCAGCTACTCCACCCATTCCAGAACCCCCACCTGAGCCCAAGGCCCACCCCAGCACCCCCCCTGCCCTGACACCAAAGCACTGCCCCCCCTCCCCTGGCACCCCCACCCTGGAGTCAGAGCGAAATAGCCTGGACTCCCGTATTGAGATGCTTCTGAAGGAGAAAAGGACAAAGCTTCCCTTCCTTCCTGGAGGCGACTCATCAGACACTGATGTGCGTATGGTCTGcagccccatctcctcctcttcctctcagctGTCCCCCATCCCTCCTTATGGGGGCACCCACACCTCTCGACCCTCTAGCACGGGCCTGGAGGACGTCAGCCCTACTCCCCTGCCTGACTCCGATGATGAGGAGCCCATCCTTGTAACAGGCTCGCTCCTCAAGGGAGTCAGCTCTCCAGACCATCTCCATGGGAAGAACGCCAGTGACTTGAAGGTTGGTCGCCTCGGAAACcacacacccacagacaaaattgaG agcCATCAGTCCTCTGGGGAAGACATGGAGATCTCGGACGAGGACGACATGCCAGGCACGCCCACGCACGGTGGCGACTGTGTCAAGGGAATTGTGGTCAACTCTGCTGTGTCCCCCATGCAGTCCATGCCCCTCCCACCCCCCGGcttcccccctctaccccctcaagCGGGCTTCGGTCTTCCACACCACCTCTCTGCTGTCCCAGGCTCACACCTGGCACCTGGAGTTCCACACCCCATGCTGCCTCACCTCTACCCCCATGGCATGGTGCCTATGATGCAGATGGAGCTGATGAGCTGCCTGCCTCAGTGGGGCAGCGTTCACATGTCCTTCCAGATGCAGACCCAAATGCTGAGTCGCATGGCCCAGACCCGGGGTCCCTACCCCTACCCACACTTCATGACCGCAGGAGGGGCGGCTGCAGCCGGGTCAGCAGCCATGCAGTTTGGCGGTCCCTACCCACCCTTGTCAATGAGTAGCACCCCAGCTGCCAGTGCAGGGGGCCACAGGCAGCAACCCTGGCCCCACCCCAGCATGCCCAAGTTCAACCCTGCTGTTCCTCCACCGGGCTACGAGGCTAAGGAAGACCCTCACAAGGCCACTGTGGAAGGGGTGCTGCTGGTCATCGTCAAGGAGCTGAAGGCCATCATGAAGAGGGACCTCAACCGTaagatggtggaggtggtggccTTTAGGGCCTTTGACGAGTGGTGGGATAAGAAAGAACACTCAGCCAAG GCGTCCCTGACCCCGGTGAAGGCTGGcgagggaaaggaggaggagaaggaaaagCCCAAGCCCAAAGAGACCATGGGCTCCAGTCTACTGGAGAACTGGAACAAGGGTGAGGGCCTTGGCTACGAGGGTATGGGCCTGGGCATCGGCCTCCGAGGAGCCATCCGCCTGCCCTCATTCAAG gtgaagAGGAAGGACCCTCCTGATGCTGCCTCCACTGGGGACACTAAGCGACCGCGGCCCTCCACGCCGGTGGATGATGAGCTTGAGGACATAGCAGAGCTCCCAGAAGATGTGGCCAGTGTGGACGAGGACAGCGCAGCTTCACGGAGACGACATGCCCGGCCACTGGAGCTGgacagtgagggagaggagaaggtagagACCTCTGGAAAGGAGGAATCCCTCTCCGACAGGGAGGAGGAGCCTGACGAGACGGAGGTCTCTGACATGTTGTCGTCGGCCAAG GAGAGTGAAGAGGATGAGGACGAAGATGAGGCAGCCTCATCCAGTGACGGTGAATCATCTGAGTCGTCGGATGAGG AACTTGCCAGTTCTGCATCCTCTAAAGTCGACTCTGACTCGTCTGCGACTGGGGACTCCTCCGAATATGATTCCAGTTcagaggaggaggcggcggtagATGTGGAGAGTCTACCGGATAAACAAGAGGACCGTGTTCGGActtcttcgtcctcctcctcttcatcgtcCTCATCTGAGCATGAGGTGGAGTTGGAGCCCAAGGCCCCCAGCACGCCCCTAGTTCCTCCCCCAGAGGATGAGCCCTCAGAGCTGGCTGGTTTAGATGAGGACCAGAGGCCTAGGGAGGGGCTGAAGCTCAAGCCCAACCACAGAGCCctcagagagggggaggaggcagcGGAGCCTGGCCGGACCAGCCTGGAGGACCTCCGGCCCCCTTCACCCAAAGGAGTCCCAG CTGAGGAGCCAGACATTGACCTGGGAGTCGCCATCCCTGTATTTAATATGGATCCCCAGGACGATGTTACTAACCTGCGGCCGCCCACGCCAACAGGCTCCCTGGCTGACAGCGACCAGGACACTCGACCCAAGGCCCACACAGAGGACGAGGATCTCCCCTGTACGCCAGGTAGAGGGGCTCCTGCATCCCTGGAGCCCGACACAGCCCTCCCTAGATCCCTAGTAGTCCCATCTATGCACCTTCCCCCTACCCCGGCCATGGAGGGCCACTCCCTCCTGCTGCCTCCTCCCGGCCCCCTGCCGGACCTCCCCCTCCCCTTTAGGGCCAGGCTGTCCACAGACGAGGATGTGCCCCGCACCCCTGGCAGGGACCTGATGGTCCGGGCAAGAGGCCTGGATAAGTCCCAGATCAGCACAGAGAACGTGCCCGTCACACCTGACAGTGATGCTCCTCTGACTGGCAGCAGCCTGGCCAGCCTCAGCTCTCCCCGCATATCCGGCAGCCCCTTCTCCTACCCTGCCCAGTCTCCTGTCCTGAGTGCAGGTATCCCCCGAACCCCCGGCAGAGATCTGACCTTCACTCCTGTCTTCTCAGACCACACAGCCCTGGCTGTTGGCCTGCCCATCCACTGGAAAGCCTCTTCAGAAAGCCCACTGTTCAAGGAGCCTCCACTCAGCACCCTGGTCAACCAGACCCTGCCCCCCGACTCCCTCCAGGGAGAGGCCTTAACCAGTGTGCCAAAAGACCTGCCTGCTGTCCCAGTCTTAGACCTCCCCGTGCCCCCTGACGCAACCCCACCTAAGAGGAAGCCTGGGCGACCCAAGAGTAAAAAGGCTGCAGGACTGACCTCTCCTCAGACTGAGTTTATGGAGCTCTTGGTGACTCCTACCTCCATGCCCCGATCGTTGCCTCATGATGCCCAGCTCAGAGAGTTCTCTGCAGACATGGCTGCTGCAGCCGCTCTTCCTGACATCCCCAGCCGCGCTGGGCTAGACTCCTCCACGGTGGGCCTGGACTTCAGGGAAGGGGAGACGAAGCTGCATACGGTTCTGCCCCCTGACGACCGGTTCCTCCCCTATGAAGAAGAGGAGCGTGTGCAGAAGCCTCCCCGTAAGGTGCGGCGAGGGTGGGAAGAGCTGCTGCTGGCCAGCCACTCCCCCGTGACCACGCCGCCGTGGCCCCACTACTTTCCGCGCTCAGAGTTTGAGGAGATGACCATCCTGTACGACATCTGGAACGACGGCATCGATGAGGAGGACATCCGGCACCTGCAGGTCACCTACGACAAGATGTTGCAGCAGGACAACGGCAACGACTGGCTCAACGACACGCTGTGGGTCCAGCACCCTC CTACCAACATCCCGGcggtgaagaggaagaggagggacgaTGGCATGAGGGATCACATGACTGGCTGTGCCCGTAGCGAGGGCTACTACAAGATTGACAAGAAGGACAAGATCAAATATCTCAACAGCAACAAGCACCTACTGGAGGAGGGGCCTGTAGACATGCAG gGCATGAGTATTCCCGCACAGCCCCTAGTCTCCACCAGAGCTGGCTCTGAGCGGAGGTCTGAACAGCGCCGCCTGCTGTCCTCTTTCAGCTGTGACAGCGACCTACTCAAGTTCAACCAGCTGAAG TTCCGTAAGAAGAAGATTCGGTTCTGTAAGTCGCACATCCACGACTGGGGCTTGTTCGCAATGGAGCCAATTGCTGCTGATGAGATGGTGATTGAGTATGTGGGGCAGAACATCAGACAG GTGATTGCTGACATGAGGGAGAAGCGTTACGAGGACGAGGGCATCGGGAGCAGCTACATGTTCCGTGTGGACCACGACACCATCATAGACGCTACCAAGTGTGGCAACTTCGCACGCTTCATCAACCACAGCTGCAAT CCCAACTGCTACGCTAAGGTGATCACAGTGGAGTCACAGAAAAAGATTGTCATCTACTCCCGACAACCCATCAATGTCAACGAGGAGATCACCTACGACTACAAGTTCCCCATCGAGGACGAGAAGATCCCCTGCTTGTGTGGGGCAGAGAACTGTAGGGGAACGTTGAACTAA